A part of Thermococcus sp. SY098 genomic DNA contains:
- a CDS encoding S16 family serine protease, giving the protein MKKLLPFLALILLISPLALAQCPAQGHTVVLKAPAVSKTANGELVGVATEFVITVAPGSGHVYVETWPLAEVDMQASARLAAQVAGRVLGVDMSKYDVFIQVKADSPIIGGPSAGGTMTVGIIAALKGWKLRNDVMMTGMINPDGTIGPVGGILEKASAAHSVGAKLFLIPEGQRIQVVQKTEQKQIGPLVQITTKEEKVDVVQYAKERWGLEVKEVKDIYEAVYYFTGHKIEKPQAPENIKIDTSFLKEDAERDYKNTTEYYKQVEKKLKESDVSYTTYSYLKTALEDANQTLKDAKDALDSGMYYTALSKDFQARIIIRHVDWYLDMQNEKDIEKLLNSVNDDIKNTENYVSNLTIRGTTMLQAVAASEERIEQAKSLLKDAWSDYYKGDYWNAVSNAAFAYERVQTAKFWAKLGERYAKGDVISRDVIKETAREYLDNARLVVTYITSMFGESLMQGLVDELNKGEQYYEDGKYSAALFSAMEARIRAEVILDTLGIDNETVLMDKLQQMKEDAKTAIAIAQSKGVYPILGMAYYEFAQSYEKQGGIENIQTAMIFYQYAKETAMMFLPKTVPKITESTITPQIIHPSNTQTPTDTQTASTTTTSTVPEKNVPTSLLGGIGTLGVLFGLIIGIVLGRRL; this is encoded by the coding sequence AATGCCCGGCTCAAGGGCATACAGTAGTCTTAAAAGCTCCAGCGGTCTCAAAAACTGCCAACGGAGAGTTAGTTGGTGTAGCCACGGAGTTCGTAATTACAGTAGCCCCGGGAAGCGGACACGTGTACGTGGAGACATGGCCATTAGCGGAAGTTGACATGCAGGCAAGTGCAAGATTGGCTGCCCAAGTAGCGGGTAGGGTTCTTGGGGTCGATATGAGCAAGTATGATGTCTTCATACAGGTTAAGGCTGACTCACCCATAATTGGGGGACCATCTGCTGGAGGAACCATGACCGTTGGGATAATCGCCGCATTAAAGGGTTGGAAGCTCAGAAATGATGTTATGATGACCGGGATGATAAATCCAGATGGAACAATTGGTCCTGTTGGCGGAATTTTGGAAAAAGCATCGGCAGCCCACAGTGTTGGAGCGAAGCTGTTCTTAATACCTGAGGGACAGAGAATCCAAGTTGTCCAAAAAACTGAACAAAAGCAAATTGGGCCTCTTGTCCAAATAACAACAAAAGAAGAAAAGGTAGATGTTGTTCAATATGCAAAGGAAAGATGGGGACTGGAGGTAAAGGAAGTCAAAGACATCTATGAGGCTGTGTATTACTTTACAGGACACAAAATAGAAAAGCCCCAAGCTCCGGAAAATATCAAAATTGATACATCCTTCCTCAAAGAAGATGCAGAGAGGGATTACAAAAACACCACAGAATACTACAAACAAGTTGAAAAGAAGCTCAAAGAGAGCGATGTTAGTTATACAACATACTCCTATCTCAAAACAGCGCTTGAAGATGCAAACCAGACCCTAAAAGACGCCAAAGATGCCTTGGATTCCGGGATGTACTACACAGCCCTAAGCAAGGACTTTCAAGCGAGAATTATTATCAGACACGTTGATTGGTATCTGGATATGCAGAATGAGAAGGATATTGAAAAACTACTCAACTCTGTCAATGACGATATAAAAAATACCGAAAATTACGTTTCTAACTTGACAATTAGAGGCACAACAATGCTACAAGCTGTTGCAGCAAGTGAGGAAAGGATAGAACAGGCAAAATCTCTTCTCAAGGATGCATGGAGCGATTACTACAAAGGTGACTATTGGAATGCTGTAAGCAATGCTGCATTCGCATATGAAAGGGTGCAGACAGCAAAGTTCTGGGCTAAATTGGGAGAGAGATATGCGAAAGGTGATGTGATCAGCAGGGATGTGATCAAAGAGACAGCGAGAGAGTACCTGGATAACGCCCGTCTGGTTGTTACCTATATAACCTCAATGTTTGGGGAAAGCTTGATGCAAGGACTCGTTGATGAGCTGAATAAGGGAGAGCAGTATTATGAGGATGGGAAGTATTCTGCAGCATTATTTTCAGCAATGGAGGCAAGAATTAGGGCGGAAGTTATACTCGACACCCTTGGAATAGACAACGAAACAGTTCTCATGGATAAGCTCCAGCAGATGAAGGAGGATGCAAAAACAGCAATAGCAATAGCCCAGAGCAAAGGCGTCTATCCAATCCTTGGAATGGCGTACTATGAGTTTGCTCAAAGCTACGAAAAGCAAGGAGGGATTGAAAATATCCAAACGGCTATGATATTCTACCAATATGCAAAAGAGACCGCAATGATGTTCCTTCCGAAAACTGTTCCAAAAATTACCGAGAGCACAATTACTCCTCAGATAATCCACCCATCAAATACACAGACACCTACGGACACACAAACAGCCAGCACAACTACAACATCAACAGTTCCTGAGAAAAATGTCCCAACATCACTCTTGGGTGGAATTGGAACGCTTGGTGTTCTGTTTGGGTTGATAATTGGAATTGTGCTTGGAAGAAGGCTTTAA